Proteins encoded together in one Candidatus Paceibacterota bacterium window:
- the rsmA gene encoding 16S rRNA (adenine(1518)-N(6)/adenine(1519)-N(6))-dimethyltransferase RsmA: MLFAKKSLGQNFLISPRIVGAIVNAGNVVPGERVIEIGPGKGVLTKALLEAGAHVKAIEKDDRLIPVLAETFKEDIAKGALELVHDDIMEMDLNEVTNSAYKVIANIPYYVTGGIIRDFLSAQNKPSLMVLMVQKEVAARIVARDGKESVLSLSVKAYARPEISMSVSRGNFFPIPNVDSAVIKLSDIRDPFGDRAAEERFFDVVKAGFGQKRKRLAKNLDAVLSKEEVARKFAELRLDENIRAEDVPLDAWIELAR; encoded by the coding sequence ATGCTTTTTGCGAAAAAGTCTCTCGGCCAGAATTTCCTCATATCGCCGCGCATCGTCGGAGCTATCGTCAATGCGGGCAACGTCGTCCCCGGAGAGCGGGTGATCGAGATCGGCCCGGGCAAGGGCGTCCTTACCAAGGCGCTCCTCGAAGCAGGCGCGCACGTGAAGGCGATCGAAAAAGACGACCGCCTCATTCCCGTCCTCGCCGAAACGTTCAAGGAAGACATCGCGAAGGGTGCGCTCGAACTCGTTCATGACGATATTATGGAAATGGATTTGAACGAAGTCACGAACAGCGCGTACAAAGTGATCGCTAACATTCCTTACTACGTCACCGGCGGTATCATCAGGGATTTTCTTTCCGCGCAGAACAAGCCGTCGCTCATGGTCCTCATGGTGCAAAAAGAAGTCGCAGCGAGGATCGTCGCGCGAGACGGGAAAGAGAGCGTCCTTTCATTGTCGGTGAAGGCATACGCGCGCCCGGAGATATCGATGAGCGTCTCGCGGGGAAATTTCTTTCCGATACCGAACGTGGATTCAGCAGTGATAAAGCTTTCCGATATCCGAGATCCTTTCGGCGATCGTGCGGCGGAAGAAAGATTCTTCGACGTCGTCAAAGCGGGCTTCGGGCAGAAACGGAAGAGGCTCGCGAAGAACCTCGATGCCGTTCTATCGAAAGAAGAAGTTGCTCGAAAATTCGCCGAGCTGAGACTTGATGAAAATATACGCGCGGAGGATGTGCCCCTCGACGCATGGATCGAGCTCGCGCGATAG
- a CDS encoding UvrD-helicase domain-containing protein, translating into MNHLQGLNDRQREAVLKTEGPVLILAGAGAGKTKTITHRILHLIKSGVKPANVLAITFTNKAAKEMRERVFKLIEESDLNLPVSFDERPFVSTFHSLGVHIIKENAQRLGLTRYFSIFDRSDSRRAVKDALVELGLDPKQYEPNVILSIISKEKGNAVNSSQFYETVGNDYMREIVHNVWQKYDAALRKEKALDFDDLLLKTAELLEKNPEIRAHYEKVWHYIHIDEYQDTNKVQYKIAKLLAGEKKNICVVGDVDQNIYSWRGADIKNILSFERDYPGAQMVTLEENYRSTQTILEVANHIIKKNKNRFEKNLFTKQGTGDSITLYQAFDENDEARFISERAADLISRGTDPSEIAILYRANFQSRALEEAMLNRGVDYQVLGVKFFGRKEVKDVLSYIRAALNRDSLSDLQRVINVPARGIGKVTIAKIFSGMLDRLSASHSEKWASFNSILDDIAKKSMGEKASELVKFVIRRSGLGDSLKDGPDEDLERLENMRELATLATKYDFMVPGEGIAKLLEDASLATDQDEMEENKPAVRLMTIHASKGLEFEYVFITGLEQDLFPHRAMESKRDKRDDEEERRLFYVAVTRAKKKLYMSHASMRTIYGSRQVTVPSEFIFDIPEKYLEQEERATSGGKVIYFDI; encoded by the coding sequence GTGAATCATCTCCAGGGTCTTAACGACAGGCAGAGGGAAGCCGTGCTCAAAACCGAGGGTCCTGTGCTTATTTTAGCTGGAGCGGGAGCGGGAAAGACTAAGACTATCACTCATCGTATCCTTCATCTCATAAAATCGGGAGTGAAACCGGCGAATGTACTGGCGATCACCTTCACCAACAAGGCGGCCAAGGAAATGAGGGAGCGCGTCTTCAAGCTGATCGAGGAAAGCGACCTCAATCTGCCTGTTTCATTCGACGAACGGCCGTTCGTTTCGACGTTCCACTCCCTTGGCGTCCATATAATCAAGGAAAACGCCCAGAGGCTCGGCCTGACCCGCTACTTCAGCATATTCGACCGATCCGATTCCCGCCGCGCGGTCAAAGACGCCCTCGTCGAGCTCGGTCTCGATCCAAAGCAATACGAGCCGAACGTGATCCTGTCGATAATATCGAAAGAGAAGGGCAATGCCGTGAACAGCTCGCAATTCTATGAAACCGTCGGCAACGATTACATGCGCGAGATCGTCCACAACGTCTGGCAGAAATACGATGCGGCGCTCCGCAAGGAAAAAGCCCTCGATTTCGACGATCTTCTTCTCAAAACCGCAGAGCTCCTCGAAAAAAATCCTGAGATCCGCGCTCATTACGAGAAGGTCTGGCATTACATACATATAGACGAGTACCAAGACACCAACAAAGTCCAATATAAGATCGCCAAGCTCCTCGCAGGAGAGAAAAAGAATATTTGCGTCGTGGGCGACGTGGATCAGAACATATATTCATGGCGAGGCGCCGACATCAAAAACATCCTGTCGTTCGAGCGCGACTATCCGGGCGCTCAAATGGTGACGCTCGAGGAGAACTACCGTTCGACCCAGACGATCCTCGAAGTCGCGAATCATATCATCAAGAAGAACAAGAACCGCTTCGAAAAGAATCTCTTCACCAAGCAGGGAACGGGTGACTCGATCACGCTCTACCAGGCATTCGACGAGAACGACGAGGCCCGGTTCATATCAGAGCGCGCCGCGGACCTCATTTCGCGCGGAACGGACCCGAGCGAGATCGCAATCCTCTACCGCGCCAACTTCCAGTCGCGCGCGCTCGAAGAGGCGATGCTTAATCGCGGCGTGGACTATCAGGTGCTCGGCGTGAAATTCTTCGGACGAAAAGAGGTCAAAGACGTTCTGTCATATATTCGCGCTGCTCTCAATCGCGACTCGCTTTCGGACCTTCAGCGGGTCATCAACGTCCCGGCGCGCGGCATAGGCAAAGTGACGATAGCTAAAATATTTTCGGGCATGCTCGATAGGCTTTCGGCATCGCATTCCGAGAAATGGGCAAGCTTTAATTCGATACTGGACGACATCGCAAAAAAATCCATGGGCGAGAAAGCCTCTGAACTGGTGAAATTCGTCATAAGAAGGAGCGGGCTCGGAGACTCGCTCAAGGACGGCCCGGACGAAGACCTCGAGCGCCTCGAGAACATGCGCGAGCTCGCGACCCTCGCGACCAAATACGATTTCATGGTCCCAGGCGAAGGTATCGCCAAGCTCCTCGAAGACGCGTCGCTCGCGACCGACCAGGATGAGATGGAAGAGAACAAGCCCGCGGTGCGCCTCATGACCATACACGCATCGAAGGGCCTCGAATTCGAATACGTGTTCATTACCGGCCTCGAGCAGGATCTTTTCCCGCACCGGGCCATGGAATCGAAGCGCGACAAGCGCGACGACGAGGAAGAGCGCCGCCTCTTCTATGTGGCCGTAACGAGGGCTAAGAAGAAGCTCTATATGTCGCATGCGTCCATGCGTACCATATACGGGTCGCGCCAGGTCACCGTGCCGTCGGAATTCATATTCGACATCCCTGAAAAATATCTGGAACAGGAGGAGCGGGCGACGTCGGGGGGAAAGGTGATATATTTCGATATATAG